The sequence ATAATTTCTTTTAGATTAATTTCCCGTATTGATAAAAAATCAACTAGTTTTTTTGCTAAGGGTTCAATGAATATACCTGACCGTACATCTTTCGTCTGGATGACAATATGACCAGACTCAACAATAAAAGGCAAATTTTCTATTATAATTTCTTTAGTCTTGACTAAATATGAGTTAATTTCAGAAAACGAAATGTTATCTTCTAAAAAAGCGAATTTAAGAAAAAGCAATTCCTTTTTAGTTTTTGAATCGTTTTTTATTGTTAAAGGAACATCATTTTTAAAAGGTTTAGTAAAAACAAGAACCGAATATTTTTTATTTTTTGCATATCTGTCTATAACATTTCTGTTCAAGCTTGATTCAAAATCGTCATTGGGAAGAACCCACGCTGTTGTAGTTTCCGCTACAACTAATTTCTCTTTAAGTGGCAATTCTGTTATTGTGGTATAAGATAGGCTATTAGCTACAATTTTATTTTCCGTAATTGGAAATACAGTGTGTTTGGGTTTTTCAAAAATTGGTAAATATTCATGTGCAAGAAGTAAAAAATTATATTTTATACTATTAGCATACCAAAATCCGGTGGTCTTGCAATTATGCTGTCTCTTAATTATCAACTCTCGAAGCTTGAAACCGGCGGTTAAATAAACATCTATAAGAGCGAAACCTAACGGAATAACATATTTTTTTCTGCGCGTATCACCAATTAATATTGCACATTGCTTTCCGTGTTTAAGTACTCGGTAACTTTCAGCAGCAACTTTTGCCATTTCCCGAAGGAATTCATCTATATGAAGGAATGATAAATCATTTTCCTTTGAATCCGTATAGTGAATAATATTTGCATAAGGTGGGTGTGAACAAATTAAATCTATCGAATTATCCTCAATAAACGATAAATCTCTTGCATCTCCAACAATAAGTTCCGGTTCATAGATTTTGGAGGCAATTTCTTTATTGGAATAGGAATGAAAAAGAATATCAAAATTAATGTTTTTTCTCGCTAAATCTATAGCTTTTTCATTTATATCAATCGCTCTACATCTTCTACCTAGAAGTTTACATTCAACCGCAGTGGTTCCTGCTCCACAAAAATAGTCCAATACTAAGTCACCAGGATTAGAATACCGAAGGATAACATTCCTGGGAATATAGGGAGACCAGTTTCCGCGGTATTCTCCGCTATGGGATGCCCAATTCCCTCGTTGTTTAAAACTCCAGACGGTAGTTTGTTCTGGTATAAAATTTTTCGGTTGAAGATTTTTTATCTTTTTGGCATAATTCAGTGCACTTATATTTAAACCATGAGTTTTAGTGATAAGTCGTTCAATATATCTAAAGGTAACACCGTATTTCTTACCAATTTCAATGTCTGGAATTCCTTTAGCTTTCTCTTGGAGAATTAGTTCTTGTAAATTTTTATCTTTACTTACTGCTTGATGTTGATGCGACATACTTATTTAGGTTTATAGGTTTTTTCACAGTATAATGATTAATCTAGTATAGAACTATACGCTTAAGTTGTGCAATAGTTAAAATTAATGTATTTTTAAAAAACAATAGAATTTTTCGACCAATAATGGTTTTCAGATTAACCTTTGTACATTAATAGGTAATAGCTATAATTGCTTATTTTAAAAGTTAACTTTAACCGTATGATATAATATACAGTCAACGTATTCTTTTTTTCATAATTTATTTGTTAACATACGGATTGGAGTAATTCAATGTCAGAGCTTCGCTGGAATCCAGTTTTGCAAGAATGGGTTGTAACCGCTACGCATCGAATGGAACGGCCGCAGATGCCAAATGATTGGTGTCCATTCTGTCCGGGCTCGGGACGGGTACCGGATACCTACGATGTCTATATCTATCCAAACGATTTTCCGACATTTTCGGTACCACCGCCGGAAATGGATGTTGAAAGTACCGAGTTATATAAAGTTGCACCTGCAATTGGTGTCTGCGATGTGGTTCTTTATACGCCGGAACATGATACTACATTAACCGCATTGCCAGTTGAGCATATCATCAAACTCGTTCGATTATGGAAACATCGGTTCTGCGAACTTGCTGCGCGCCCAGAGATTCATTATGTATTCGAATTCGAAAATAAAGGGGAAGTGATTGGCGTGACTATGCCGCATCCGCATGGCCAGATTTATGCGTTCAATTATATTCCACCGAAAATCGAAAAAGAACTGCATTCTGCGCAGGAACATTATGCGAAAACCGGCCGCTGTCTTTTCTGCGATATTATTAACGAGGAGAAAAAGGATAGACGGCGGATTATTTTCCAAAACAATAATTTTTTCGCAGTGATACCATTTTATGCCCGCTGGCCGTATGAATTGCATATTTTTAGTCAGCAGCATCTCGGAACCATCGCTCAGTTCGGAGAGCCGGAGATAACCGACTTGGCAAATATACTCAAGATTATCTTACAGAAATATGATAATTTATTCGGATTCTCATTTCCCTATATGATGGTTCTCCACCAGAGTCCAACAGATCGGGAACCGCTGAAACAAGAATGCCAACAGATTTTAAACGGAACACTAGAAAAATCGAGCGGGCTAGAATATCCACAATATCATTTTCATATTGAGTTTTATCCGCCGTATCGGAGTGCAACCAAATTGAAATATTTAGCGGGGTGTGAATCCGGTGCAGGAACTTTTATCAATGATAGTTCTGCGGAGGAGAAAGCTGCAGAATTGCGTAATACTGAACCTAAAAGTTGATAAACGACCGCAAGAGATAACGTTCAATTCCAACTATTCACTTCAAACTCGGTTGACAAACGGTTTGCATTTGAATATTGGATATTGAACATTGACGATTACATTGCATTTATCTACGCTTACTTCACAATTTAAAGTTCAGTTCGGTAGTCTTGATAACCTAATTTGTATTCGTTCACCAGGTCGGGTTAATCTGATTGGGGAACATACAGATTATAATGACGGGTTCGTCCTCCCGATAGCTATCGATCGTGCTATATATATCCTCGCTCAACCACGGTCAGATAATAAGGTTAACCTTTATTCAATGAATTACCTTGAATCAGCAGAATTTACGCTTGAAACAATTTCGCCAACCTCACCGGCGTCGTGGGTGAATTATCCGAAAGGAGTTTTATCGCTGTTATTCGCGCGCAGGCTGGTTAATCACGGGTTCAACGCGTTGATTTATGGCGATATTCCGGTTGGTGCTGGATTAAGTTCATCCGCTGCGCTTGAACTAGCGATAGCATATACTGTTCAGGAGTTATCAGGTTGCACTTTAGCTCCACTCGATATGATCAAATTATGTCAGCAAGCAGAAAATGAATTTGTCGGGGTGCAGTGTGGGATTATGGATCAGTTTATTATTCGACTCGCGAAAGAACATACTGCATTATTTATTGATTGCAGGACATTGCACTATGAATATATTCCCATCCCAAATAATAACATCAGGGTGGTGATTTGTGATAGTGGAGTTAAACGCGGATTGATTAATTCGGAATATAATCTGCGTCAGGAGCAGTGTAAACAAGGAGTATCGTTATTGAAATCATATTTTCCGAACATACTCGCATTACGCGATGTTTGCTGGACAGATTTTATCAACGTTCAAAATAATCTACCGGAATTGGTTCGTAAAAGAGCGCGACATGTTATTTCTGAAAACCAACGAGTTCTAGATGCAGTTAAGGTATTACAGGAAAATAATATCCCCGCGTTTGGTCAGCTGATGAACGAATCGCATAAAAGTTTAAAACACGATTATGAGGTTAGCTGCCCGGAACTCGATATACTGGTTTCGTTAGCGCAACAGTTTGACGGATGTTTCGGGTCAAGAATGACTGGAGCAGGATTTGGCGGATGCACGGTAAGTATCGTTCATTCAGAAGTGGTTGAGCGGTTTATCGACTATATTCAAGCTGAATATCAAAAAGCAACGAAAATTAAACCGG is a genomic window of bacterium containing:
- the galT gene encoding galactose-1-phosphate uridylyltransferase, whose amino-acid sequence is MSELRWNPVLQEWVVTATHRMERPQMPNDWCPFCPGSGRVPDTYDVYIYPNDFPTFSVPPPEMDVESTELYKVAPAIGVCDVVLYTPEHDTTLTALPVEHIIKLVRLWKHRFCELAARPEIHYVFEFENKGEVIGVTMPHPHGQIYAFNYIPPKIEKELHSAQEHYAKTGRCLFCDIINEEKKDRRRIIFQNNNFFAVIPFYARWPYELHIFSQQHLGTIAQFGEPEITDLANILKIILQKYDNLFGFSFPYMMVLHQSPTDREPLKQECQQILNGTLEKSSGLEYPQYHFHIEFYPPYRSATKLKYLAGCESGAGTFINDSSAEEKAAELRNTEPKS
- a CDS encoding DNA methyltransferase; protein product: MSHQHQAVSKDKNLQELILQEKAKGIPDIEIGKKYGVTFRYIERLITKTHGLNISALNYAKKIKNLQPKNFIPEQTTVWSFKQRGNWASHSGEYRGNWSPYIPRNVILRYSNPGDLVLDYFCGAGTTAVECKLLGRRCRAIDINEKAIDLARKNINFDILFHSYSNKEIASKIYEPELIVGDARDLSFIEDNSIDLICSHPPYANIIHYTDSKENDLSFLHIDEFLREMAKVAAESYRVLKHGKQCAILIGDTRRKKYVIPLGFALIDVYLTAGFKLRELIIKRQHNCKTTGFWYANSIKYNFLLLAHEYLPIFEKPKHTVFPITENKIVANSLSYTTITELPLKEKLVVAETTTAWVLPNDDFESSLNRNVIDRYAKNKKYSVLVFTKPFKNDVPLTIKNDSKTKKELLFLKFAFLEDNISFSEINSYLVKTKEIIIENLPFIVESGHIVIQTKDVRSGIFIEPLAKKLVDFLSIREINLKEIIIVTKENSDDETETANDCLKIVHQYLLVYEVKHAKS
- a CDS encoding galactokinase, yielding MTITLHLSTLTSQFKVQFGSLDNLICIRSPGRVNLIGEHTDYNDGFVLPIAIDRAIYILAQPRSDNKVNLYSMNYLESAEFTLETISPTSPASWVNYPKGVLSLLFARRLVNHGFNALIYGDIPVGAGLSSSAALELAIAYTVQELSGCTLAPLDMIKLCQQAENEFVGVQCGIMDQFIIRLAKEHTALFIDCRTLHYEYIPIPNNNIRVVICDSGVKRGLINSEYNLRQEQCKQGVSLLKSYFPNILALRDVCWTDFINVQNNLPELVRKRARHVISENQRVLDAVKVLQENNIPAFGQLMNESHKSLKHDYEVSCPELDILVSLAQQFDGCFGSRMTGAGFGGCTVSIVHSEVVERFIDYIQAEYQKATKIKPEIYLTSASSGVSRLFLEI